A single Brassica rapa cultivar Chiifu-401-42 chromosome A04, CAAS_Brap_v3.01, whole genome shotgun sequence DNA region contains:
- the LOC103866138 gene encoding uncharacterized protein LOC103866138 has protein sequence MGRPKPEDSIRHFSHPHPLFNSSLNPQANSSSSSCVVCKLKLLNLPSYTCKPCNFHIHLKCSELPQKIRHPFDKNHLLSLISSPKYQEGTFRCDACGKNGDGFAYHCGDCGIDLHTVCANMPSRVTHQSHPHHQLYLTFSMPSPGGSGSGSRSAAAASFRCSVCQGLGSNSWLYSCKECGGFDAHLLCARKKLPSPTNMVQHGPNRPMQPHSIATTPFVNVPSPVFNNPYPLGTPTMSPIIRPMINEMINNLVTNTPQSPSQVSQLLDLLGPFGLGGGSGSSSSSGIGFDPSVFSSVGQPFGLGGGSGSSSSFGYLGFDPSVFQSVNQPFGLGGGSGSSSSSGYLGFDPSGFSFVGQPFGLGGGSGSSSSFGYLGFDPSVFPSVDPSVFAGFDPSLLSTLFSGLGFL, from the coding sequence ATGGGAAGGCCAAAACCAGAAGACTCAATTCGACATTTCAGCCATCCACATCCATTGTTCAACTCATCTCTCAATCCTCAAGccaactcttcttcttcttcttgcgtGGTTTGCAAGTTAAAGCTTCTCAATCTTCCTTCATACACATGTAAGCCATGCAACTTCCACATCCACCTAAAATGTTCCGAATTACCTCAAAAGATCAGACACCCTTTCGACAAAAACCATCTCCTGTCTCTCATCTCCTCTCCAAAATACCAAGAAGGGACATTCCGCTGTGACGCATGCGGCAAAAACGGTGACGGATTCGCTTACCACTGTGGAGACTGCGGTATAGATCTTCACACGGTTTGTGCCAACATGCCTTCTCGTGTCACGCACCAATCTCACCCTCACCACCAACTTTATTTAACGTTTTCCATGCCGTCTCCGGGCGGGTCCGGATCCGGATCAAGATCAGCTGCGGCCGCTAGCTTCCGCTGCAGTGTGTGCCAAGGACTCGGCTCTAACTCGTGGCTCTATAGCTGTAAAGAGTGTGGTGGATTCGATGCTCATTTGTTGTGTGCTAGAAAGAAACTACCTAGTCCAACAAATATGGTCCAACATGGTCCAAACCGGCCGATGCAACCGCACTCTATCGCCACGACGCCGTTTGTTAATGTTCCTAGTCCAGTTTTTAATAATCCTTATCCGTTGGGGACTCCAACAATGAGTCCTATCATTAGACCTATGATTAATGAGATGATTAATAATCTTGTAACCAATACGCCACAAAGCCCAAGCCAAGTTTCTCAGCTTCTTGATTTGCTCGGACCATTTGGACTGGGAGGTGGATCcggttcttcttcatcttccggTATAGGGTTTGACCCGTCGGTTTTCTCATCTGTTGGCCAACCATTTGGACTGGGAGGTGGATCcggttcttcttcatcttttggTTATCTAGGGTTTGACCCATCGGTTTTCCAATCTGTTAACCAACCATTTGGACTGGGAGGTGGATCCggttcttcttcgtcttccggTTATCTAGGGTTTGACCCGTCGGGTTTCTCATTTGTTGGCCAACCATTTGGACTGGGAGGTGGATCCGGTTCTTCTTCATCGTTTGGTTATCTAGGGTTTGACCCGTCTGTTTTCCCATCTGTTGACCCTTCAGTGTTTGCTGGATTTGATCCTTCCTTGCTTTCAACGTTGTTCTCCGGACTTGGTTTTTTATGA
- the LOC103866135 gene encoding uncharacterized protein LOC103866135, protein MGSGKTRANPTNRPTVRHPSHDHPLRVFKSQEGDEIICSGCELELIGQAYKCTKSECNYFLHKSCFDLPGETLHKSHPNHPLTLVHSPPYDQSIFSCDACGEHGSGFTYHCSKCQYDVHVGCAFVPVTVQREDHEHPLTLLYNTPCKGREDGVTFICDVCEEDMQEHLWVYYCKECDYGTHVRSCATYEDTAPKKGEEKGETSSAASEVKSEMDAKMEMAMMQVQLDAIDAAGSYVGSWEPRRKYYW, encoded by the coding sequence ATGGGTTCAGGAAAAACTAGGGCTAATCCGACTAACCGTCCAACGGTGAGACACCCTAGTCACGATCATCCTTTACGGGTCTTCAAATCCCAAGAAGGAGATGAGATCATTTGCTCTGGATGCGAGCTCGAACTAATTGGGCAAGCTTACAAGTGTACAAAGTCAGAGTGCAATTACTTCTTGCACAAGTCATGTTTCGACCTTCCAGGTGAAACCCTTCACAAGTCTCACCCTAATCACCCTTTGACTCTGGTCCATTCTCCACCGTACGATCAGTCCATCTTCTCGTGCGATGCGTGCGGTGAGCATGGATCTGGTTTCACATACCATTGCTCTAAGTGCCAGTACGATGTTCATGTTGGATGTGCGTTTGTCCCTGTGACCGTGCAGCGTGAAGACCACGAACACCCTCTCACGCTACTTTACAACACGCCATGCAAAGGTCGCGAGGATGGTGTGACGTTCATATGTGATGTTTGTGAAGAAGATATGCAAGAGCATCTATGGGTGTATTATTGCAAAGAATGTGACTATGGGACACATGTACGTTCATGCGCCACATATGAAGATACTGCTccaaagaaaggagaagaaaaaggagaaacaAGCTCGGCGGCATCAGAGGTGAAGTCGGAAATGGATGCTAAAATGGAGATGGCGATGATGCAGGTCCAGTTAGATGCTATTGATGCAGCAGGTAGTTACGTCGGTTCATGGGAACCAAGGAGGAAATATTATTGGTGA
- the LOC103866134 gene encoding uncharacterized protein LOC103866134 — MASRKPSVRHPSHNHPLRGHKALAEEETICSGCDLDLIGAAFKCTKSECDYFLHKSCFDLPRETRHKSHPDHPLTLLYSPPYESSTYECSACSEYGSGFVYNCSICQFDLHVGCISMPESVEREGHEHPLTLLYCSPYTNGLIVKCDVCQETVPDHLWSYYCKECDYGTHLHSCEVEEVVEPKRGGGKASTSGNKGGGRGSAASELAAMLEAQREMERMQIELHMEMQRAKIAKKARKACLKLI, encoded by the coding sequence ATGGCTTCAAGAAAACCATCGGTGAGGCACCCTAGCCACAACCATCCATTGCGCGGTCACAAAGCCCTAGCTGAAGAAGAGACCATCTGCTCCGGCTGCGACCTAGACCTAATAGGTGCAGCTTTCAAATGCACAAAGTCAGAATGTGATTACTTCTTGCACAAGTCATGTTTCGATCTTCCACGTGAGACACGCCACAAGTCTCACCCTGATCACCCTCTGACCCTGCTTTATTCGCCACCGTACGAGTCCTCAACTTACGAGTGCAGCGCGTGCAGTGAGTATGGATCAGGGTTCGTTTACAACTGCTCTATCTGCCAGTTTGATTTACATGTCGGGTGCATATCAATGCCTGAGTCCGTGGAGCGTGAAGGACATGAGCATCCGCTCACGTTGCTTTACTGTTCTCCTTACACGAACGGTTTGATCGTCAAGTGTGATGTATGTCAAGAGACGGTTCCGGATCATCTATGGTCTTATTACTGCAAGGAATGTGACTACGGCACGCATTTACATTCTTGTGAAGTAGAAGAAGTGGTGGAGCCAAAGAGAGGAGGAGGAAAGGCGAGTACAAGTGGTAAtaaaggaggaggaagaggctCGGCGGCTTCGGAGTTAGCTGCAATGCTTGAAGCTCAAAGGGAGATGGAGAGGATGCAGATTGAGTTACATATGGAGATGCAGAGAGCTAAAATTGCTAAGAAAGCTAGAAAAGCATGTCTCAAGTTGATCTAA
- the LOC103866132 gene encoding uncharacterized protein LOC103866132 isoform X1, with translation MADGKPDEQLFQLLSGLLQQVESLTNTEEVELRSKIEALGLEVTKVPSKSSQPLTEVEIANELDKLSAKIDDVDEMISSALASDPQVQSLLSGTADVWLPVITANSEERLNFTASIDDVEDITTDKDKKSSS, from the exons ATGGCAGATGGAAAACCAGACGAGCAGCTCTTCCAGCTTCTTTCAGGTCTTCTCCAACAG GTTGAATCGTTGACGAACACAGAGGAAGTAGAGTTACGTTCGAAGATCGAAGCTCTGGGCTTAGAAGTCACCAAAGTGCCATCAAAGTCGTCTCAGCCTCTCACTGAGGTGGAGATTGCTAATGAGTTGGATAAGTTATCAGCCAAGATTGACGATGTTGACGAGATGATCTCGTCGGCTCTTGCTTCTGATCCGCAAGTTCAGTCTCTTCTTAGCGGCACTGCTGATGTTTGGTTGCCTGTGATCACTGCCAACTCCGAAGAGAGACTCAACTTCACTGCTTCCATCGATGATGTTGAGGATATTACTACCGATAAGGACAAGAAGAGCAGCTCGTAA
- the LOC103866137 gene encoding uncharacterized protein LOC103866137: MTSKKPVNRPSVRHPSHNHPLRLFKSQEEDEIICSGCELNLIGQAFKCTKKDCDYFLHKSCFDLPRETKHKSHSDHPLTLLHSPPYGHSYTCDACGQYGSGFTYNCSECQYDVHVGCAFIPETVKREDHDHPLTLVYNTPCKGREDGAMFICDVCEEDMSENLWVYYCKECDYGTHVHSCAVYEDHQPKKGGGGGEEGRGGGGGGGESSSAAARMKSLMKAQDEMAALQLEARIRKNTNDAILELWDEPKRRYYW, encoded by the coding sequence ATGACTTCAAAGAAACCGGTTAACCGACCCTCGGTGAGGCACCCGAGTCACAACCATCCGCTACGCCTCTTCAAAtcccaagaagaagatgagatcaTCTGCTCTGGATGCGAGCTTAACCTAATCGGACAAGCCTTCAAATGTACAAAGAAAGACTGCGATTACTTCTTGCACAAGTCATGTTTCGACCTACCTCGTGAAACCAAACACAAGTCTCACTCAGACCACCCTTTGACCCTGCTTCATTCCCCACCGTATGGTCACTCTTACACGTGCGACGCATGCGGCCAATATGGATCCGGATTCACTTACAACTGTTCAGAGTGCCAGTACGATGTACATGTTGGATGTGCCTTTATCCCCGAAACTGTGAAGCGCGAAGATCACGACCACCCCCTCACTTTAGTCTACAACACACCATGCAAAGGTCGCGAGGACGGTGCAATGTTCATATGTGATGTTTGTGAAGAAGATATGTCGGAGAATCTTTGGGTTTATTACTGCAAAGAATGTGATTATGGGACACATGTGCATTCTTGCGCGGTTTATGAAGATCATCAGCCAAagaaaggaggaggaggaggagaagaaggaagaggaggaggaggaggaggaggagaatcgAGCTCTGCCGCTGCAAGGATGAAGTCGTTGATGAAAGCTCAAGATGAGATGGCGGCGTTGCAGCTCGAGGCACGTATTAGGAAGAACACTAATGATGCTATACTTGAGTTATGGGATGAACCAAAGCGGAGATATTATTGGTGA
- the LOC103866132 gene encoding uncharacterized protein LOC103866132 isoform X2, whose protein sequence is MENQTSSSSSFFQVESLTNTEEVELRSKIEALGLEVTKVPSKSSQPLTEVEIANELDKLSAKIDDVDEMISSALASDPQVQSLLSGTADVWLPVITANSEERLNFTASIDDVEDITTDKDKKSSS, encoded by the exons ATGGAAAACCAGACGAGCAGCTCTTCCAGCTTCTTTCAG GTTGAATCGTTGACGAACACAGAGGAAGTAGAGTTACGTTCGAAGATCGAAGCTCTGGGCTTAGAAGTCACCAAAGTGCCATCAAAGTCGTCTCAGCCTCTCACTGAGGTGGAGATTGCTAATGAGTTGGATAAGTTATCAGCCAAGATTGACGATGTTGACGAGATGATCTCGTCGGCTCTTGCTTCTGATCCGCAAGTTCAGTCTCTTCTTAGCGGCACTGCTGATGTTTGGTTGCCTGTGATCACTGCCAACTCCGAAGAGAGACTCAACTTCACTGCTTCCATCGATGATGTTGAGGATATTACTACCGATAAGGACAAGAAGAGCAGCTCGTAA